From Oryzias latipes chromosome 18, ASM223467v1:
GGTTAAGATTAGAGAGAACAATATTTCAGTGTAACgacttgtttgtttgcttatttatttatggatttaaagttacatagtcattattctttgttaaagttaaagcgcttcgagctgcacaaaatgcatgagaagcactattttataaataaagtttgatttgatttgatttaaacacCTTGTAAAAAGTAATAGAATTGAAATTTATAAATAGTACAGACAACGACACAGATCTCAGGATTTACAACAATAATTTGAGCCAAagttatgttttacttttttccacAGAAAGCTGACAGAAAGCTAAAGTAAACAATAGCATTTTGGTGAATAGGGCAAAGCCAACATGTTCTGCTCACCCAGGTGCAGAGAAAATGCAGGCTTAAAAGGGGGGTAGGCTTATGTCTGACAGAGAACAGATACTTTTTAGTCAAATCTAATTTAAACTTTATCTCATCTGTCATTCTTAGCTGAGAAGGAAACCACTGAAAGTGGTCACAGAGCCATAGCCCCAAACATGCGTGTTTGCAGCTAATCTCACAGTAACCCGATCCCCTTGCTGCAGCTGCACAAATGCAGCATTGCCTGCATTATCTGCTCCATCCTGTATTGTCGCATGGTCGTAAATTCCCACAATGAATTCCTCATTCTTCATGGGTTTGAGATCTACGAAGCGACTTCCTCCGGAGTGACAGAAGAAGCTGAAGTAGTAAATGCCATTAACAGGCGCAGTGAAGATTCCTGTGGAGACAATGTTTAATCCATGTTTATAGGCGATGAAACcagaaagtgtttttaaaaaaaaaaaacatttattactaAGAATTTGCATCATTTTCTTGATTTCCCACATGCATCATGGAATATGAAAGCATCTGTGCTTACCTGTAGATGGGTTGTAGGCCTGGCCCACATTTGTTATGGCCGTTTTAAAGAGGATGTTTGTGTTGAAGAATGGTCCGATGGCTCCACTCTCAGCAGTTGTAGCAGTAAAAACTACTctacaaaaaacacatcaacatcAACATaactgaataaaacatttttctgttccGATTGAAAATTTGCCAGCATTAAGAGCAGCACAGATGTTTCAGCCACCTTTACTCATCAGTTCTGCAATCTGGCTTTTGGCCTCTGTCAGTCGGACcaagaaataagtaaaaagtgttttacCTGGCATTGATAAACACGTTCAAAACTGGTCTgccaaatataaagtttgaataagtgaactgTACTGTCAAAGATTGCACAACGCAAGACTTCTGATTTCtgtctctagttgctttgccccaccctcaTAATTCCTTTGCCAATGTGTGGAAATATCTTTGggcacatggttttgtttacaagctttggttcaaaacagGAAAGCCCTcttgatggcagtctgaatacagaccaaacacaagggtcaggatttgaaccagaacaATTATTCGGACTCTGTCCAGACCAAATGATTTTTTAAGTCTGAATAATCACTTAGAAATGTATGTATAATAGAGATAAGCAGTGATGCTCTAAAAGCCCAGCTCTAATTGTCTGGTTTAATATTGATCCCAGCCACTGTGGGTCAAAGGCGAAGTTCATCCTAGAGCAATTCCCTCAGTCCCTTTACAGGGCTTTTATTATCTCATGTCTAAATAAATCACACAACTGTAGTAGGAACATACATTTTCTCACAAACGTATATAAGAATGTATAGAAAATTGCAGTGATGGGAAAATTCAATGTTATTATTTGAGTTTGTAAGTTTGGTTCATATTTTCATACCAAATGATAGTTCATTGAAATGTTCTCTGTTTCTACAGTTTAATTCGCTCATATTAATATAGTTTATAAGTAGTCATAGGCATTGTAGGACCAGTTCTAAATCCTTGCATGTACACATGTACATTAGGAGAGTAAATATTGTATTTTCATGACCATAATGCGTACTTAAAAGTcatacattttttccaaaatgtacGGTGTGCTGCGCACTGTTGTGGGACTTTGGTAAAGAAGATGTAGTAGAGGACAGTATGAGAACAGTGAGGTGGGAAGTGTGGACGTGAGAGAAGACGCACCCCCAAATAGTACAAAGGGGAGGTGTGAGCATGATGCAGAACAAAGTTGTGTTGGAAATCCTGAAAATGCCACCTGCAAAGCGACAGGtttatgaagcacagtttaaactgcaagctatcagcaaTGCAGAAAAACATGGGAATTGAGCAGCTGCAAGAGAATTCCAGattaatgaatccatggttcgcaagtggaggaagctggaaaaatgAACTCCGACAAGTCAAGAAGACGTAGCCgagtttccatggaaacaaggCGAGGTGGCTCGAGTTGGAAGACCGACTAGAGCAATAAGTTAAAGATCAGAGAACAGCTGGGAGAAGTGTCTCTACAGTCACCATTCGACTGAATGGAGTAATGCTTGCAGAGGCaatgaaaattgaacattttcaaggaGGTCCGTCTTGGTGCTTTCGTTTTATGAAACGCTGTCATCCGGGCAAGGACTACAGTGGCGCAGCAACTGAATACACCTGCTAAACTGTTAAGATTCAAAACACAGTGATATTACCCGTTAATGGTCTGGCAGGTTAAAGTTTTGGGCCACAGCTCCGAACAACTGCTTTCTTCAGTGTATGTTTTATTTCACTGGGCAGAAAGTGAGCACTGCATATTCTAGCTGGGTGGGTGCACAGACCGAAGGAATATGCAGTGATATGAAAATCATGTGCAAatagtcactttaaaaaaaaactaaatgaaaagtGCAGCCAATAAAAGATTTTAGCCTCGGACGCACCTAAAATACGTTTGGGCAATCCAGCGATGTGCATCTTGGCCACACGTACATGCAGTTCTTTACCTGGGAAACTCAATGTATAGCAATTGCCCATGTGTGTCATGTTGGATGTCCCGTGACGGCCTATCCAGTAATATATATCAATGGTTAAAACCAAGCATTAGAATAGAAAAGACAGGTGAATTAAATTACTGTGATTATAgcgtggttgttggtgccagacgggttGGCCTGAGTATGTCAGATACTGATAATCTGCTTATATTTTCATACACAACCATCTCTGGGGGTTTACATAGAGTGGtcccaaaaaaagagaaaaaacaaccagtgggcagcagttctgtgggtggaaatgtcTTGATGATATCAGAGGTCATAGGAGAATTGctagactggttccagctgatagaaaagCAATAGTAGCGCAAAGAAACactgtgtcatggtgcctctgtcagctctcctccccctcccctaccactcacctcatcacctgcctgtCTATTTAAGAAGATTCTGgaccagcattcatcgccagttcgttgcccctgatggtgcattgTTTGGTCATTATTTATCTTGTTCAAGTATTTTCGTTTTTTGCCTAAGTCTCACTCTCTGTTTCATGCTCAGGAATTCATTCCCACGAGTGGTCACCTGTGTCCTCAATTCTCATGGATCCAAGCCTCAACCTACCTCCAGTTTcgccacgagcctctgccggacctccagccacgtcaaGAGCCACGGTCGTATCCTCCGGTCACGTCAGGAGCCACGGACAAACCTCCAGTCAAGAGTTTCGTCTAGttcaagagagagatgattttacccaaacttaggaattttaaatcttctcagtgtgtgagaaacctgggcgttctttttgactctgagctgaattttactcctcacatcagaaacattgtgaaaataggattttaccatctcaaaaacattgccagagtccgcccgttcctctctcttgccagcacagaggtgctaatgcatgcttttatttttagtcgtttagattactgtaatgccctgctctctggtttaccccaaaagtcgatctcaaatctacaacttctacagaactcagcggcacgagttctgacgaggaccagggggcgggaacaaattacaccggttttaaaatcgctgcattggctccctgtgcgtttcaggattgattttaaagttcttttaatggtttataaatgtttttatggtcttgggccctcttatttaaatgatattattttaaaatacgaaccctcgcggaccctgaggtcctctggcaccggcctcttagttgtccctaaggtaaggaccaagacacatggtgaggcttcattctgccattatggtcctcgcctgtggaacagcctgccggagaacctcagggccgcagagactgtagaggtttttaagaagaggctcaagactcacctttttagtctggcttttatatgactttgatcattccttatgtcttttattattcatctatttattaattgaggtatttatttacatatttaattatttattttcttgtaaggactattattatctttgtttctaatatgcaattctttttattgttattttaccaatgattcttaggttatgttttaatcactgacgtttttattttttttattttttaattactaacattcttatatcttattttattttttatctttttctatttttattgttgttattttatgatcatttttattttttattctgatgttttttttactccagtgtttcctctgggggatccatcgttcttgggcaccaccagcttgacctgtagggcgtgccgttgctgtggtgcccgttctggttgggcgggctggggtcccactctgtggtctaatagccatggatggggccctgggctgccctgtgttgggcgggcgctgcggtaatggcccctgtggtccggctgggccttggaatgaatggatccccatgatatcgtttcctcgcagcagtaccaagccagaccttcttcaactgcagttctttttctgttcacggttctactggggtaactgggtgggtgggggtgggggcagggggtggtgagggaggggtaccttctttgtgtgattgtcctttgttttctgtttttaataactttcactttttatgactgttttatctgtttttatgttaagcgctttgtgtttttaaccaaaatgaaaggcgctatataaataaataaagtttgagtttgagtcaTCTGAGTCATCCAGATCATCTGATCAAATAAAGCATTATtattccagcgtctgggtctgtctcgtcAAGTTAGCCATGACACACTAGTTGCAAacaaggtctgcagaagagcatctctgaacaacATTGAGGTAGATGAGCTACAGCAGCAGTAAACCACACcaggtgccactcctgtcagctaagaacaccATATTTGGACAATAAAGAATTGGAAAACACTGTCAGGGCTGATGAATCTCCATTTCTGCAGCAACATTCGAATGGTTGGGTCAGAATTTGAtttcaacaacatgaaagcatgtaTCTATCCTTGTATCAATGGCTCAGGCTAGGGGTGGTAGTTCAATGGTGTGGAGGATATTTTAATGCCACACTTgaggccccttagtaccaattaaGGGTTGAAATGCTACAGTCTCCTTGAATATTGTTGCTGACTGTGTTTATCCCTCTATGACCACAGTGTAACAACTTCTGATGGCGAATTCGAGcaggcgccatgtcataaagctggaatcatctcagttttatgaaagtttctttttgcagaaaatatgCAGTAAATagactccaaatatggatttttcATGACAGCTGTTCCCACACATCAAATAACAatgcataatattcagcaacGTTTCACGTTTCATTATCAGAcctagaaaaaaatcagttttaccaatatttgtttctttattttgtatttatttttggcatCTTAGTGTTCAACTTTTCAGCTTTCACTTTGCCTGTCCGTCAAAGCAGCGAGATCCTTCTGTAGTCTGCATACATCTGCACAGGAGGAAGTGGCTTCATCGACCTGTGCTGCAACACCGTGGGCAAAATGAGCGCCACAAAGCAACAACGTCAACAACAACATGGTGGAGCTCAAGCTTCTGCagtcctggggcctgtttcagaaaggaggttaagtgtaaactctgagtgcgttaaccctgaaatcagggaaaccctgggttttccgtttcagaatgggaggtttgttaaaccagagaaagcagagtaagtcaaacccgtttctgaaaaaGAGGTAATttttactcggagtcagtgtccatggttacttacgctgtgaacttaacctggtcgggagcaggttttattctctaaactcaaggtttctgccggtcccctcccctttttaaagacgaagcggtattttttgctttaaccttcattgcccaaatttccgtcacacagagacaagtgacaagaatggcttgtccttttttggaggacccaatagacgaggaggctgcattaattcgtagagaattacatttacgtcgtgcgaggattttgagacctaaactcgattttttgtcatttccccatacgtttttgtttgagcattaccgttttttgttgcagtcaattacaaatatacaatgaaaacaacattagatattgctatgtagatgtttcatatgtcaaatattgtcaacaaagcctacatccatgacatgctcaaagttgacctgattgaattatgtttttatacttcatttttagctgctgccatgttcttttaattcctgcaggattgcatctgcatgaaaatgaaatcagggacattgaattagattaatgtaacaattactttttggaaacacaattcgctagcactgcttactttcttaattccatataaacctataccacttgatcaatacacgggtagacaaaagttcactttaaaaacacaattgcatgtattaatattaaactgaccaacgtttgcaagaggggaaggttaacaaaaaagtcctctaaacatta
This genomic window contains:
- the LOC111949296 gene encoding complement C1q tumor necrosis factor-related protein 3-like; its protein translation is FCRVVFTATTAESGAIGPFFNTNILFKTAITNVGQAYNPSTGIFTAPVNGIYYFSFFCHSGGSRFVDLKPMKNEEFIVGIYDHATIQDGADNAGNAAFVQLQQGDRVTVRLAANTHVWGYGSVTTFSGFLLS